A window of the Rhodohalobacter mucosus genome harbors these coding sequences:
- a CDS encoding hotdog fold thioesterase — protein sequence MEKNNRIYIEEAIRDKAEMIFPESKKTMGDALGFAYTKISRDEMIAEMPVNENTIQPFGILHGGASVALAETLCSIGAWLNLDSDDKTAVGLEINANHIKAVRSGGTVRGIARPVHRGAQTQVWETRIETESGKLVCISRCTLAIIRHRS from the coding sequence ATGGAAAAGAATAATCGTATTTACATCGAAGAGGCAATCAGGGATAAAGCAGAAATGATTTTTCCGGAAAGCAAAAAAACGATGGGTGACGCACTGGGTTTTGCATACACAAAAATCAGCCGTGATGAGATGATCGCGGAGATGCCGGTAAATGAAAACACCATTCAGCCCTTTGGCATTTTGCACGGCGGGGCTTCCGTTGCCCTGGCAGAAACCCTCTGCTCGATCGGGGCATGGCTGAACCTGGATTCGGATGATAAAACAGCTGTCGGACTCGAAATCAATGCAAACCACATTAAAGCGGTACGCAGTGGCGGCACCGTAAGGGGTATTGCCAGACCTGTTCACCGCGGTGCGCAAACCCAGGTGTGGGAAACCCGGATTGAGACGGAGTCCGGAAAACTGGTCTGCATCTCGCGCTGCACGCTGGCAATTATTCGCCACCGGTCATGA
- a CDS encoding AMP-dependent synthetase/ligase, which translates to MSETKMTLPGLLFKGLDNHPEGLFSSTKRDGTWHETDVKSFREKVRNFAMGLYDLGVRPGNKVSIHSENSTEWLVCDLAVLSLGAANVPIYTTQPGNQIKYILENSDSIVHIVSNDEMFAETKPLIKSIKTVKAVISIRESSHKKLKRFEDILERGKKVNEENPDLFDSLRNDVEPDQVATLIYTSGTTGMPKGVMLTHNNIASNVLASLERLPFDMSEFHGQRLLSYLPLSHVFERMIDYMYIRMGCRIYFIENIEEIRDDFLYVEPFFLATVPRLLEKIHTGVKVRGQEMSGLQKNIYYWAIYLTESYDPEHPPTGLAAVKHRIADKLVYSKIRDLFGGNLRGMVSGGAALSPEVFRFGNAIGLIVVQGYGLTETSPVISVQTPKDMRVGSSGKPLRDVEVKIADDGEILTRGPNVMKGYYKDEEKTNEVITSDGWFKTGDIGELDEDGNLFITDRKKSMFKLSTGKYVAPNHVEGEISGSGFIDQIVVIGYQRKFCSALIVPSYDNVKKRLKRDGYDPDEPYSKDPKVRELIQKEVDKHNQNLSPWETVKKFVLLEEPLTIDSGELTPTMKVKRPVVLEKYKEEIESMYEEE; encoded by the coding sequence ATGAGTGAAACCAAAATGACGCTTCCCGGTTTGCTTTTCAAGGGCCTGGATAATCACCCTGAAGGCTTGTTCTCTTCCACTAAAAGAGACGGCACCTGGCATGAAACCGATGTAAAATCATTTCGTGAAAAAGTCCGGAATTTCGCTATGGGTCTGTACGATCTGGGGGTGAGACCGGGCAATAAGGTTTCCATTCACTCTGAAAACAGCACGGAGTGGCTCGTTTGTGACCTGGCTGTTCTCTCTCTTGGAGCCGCTAACGTACCGATCTATACCACACAGCCCGGCAACCAGATCAAATATATTCTGGAAAACTCCGACAGTATTGTTCATATCGTGTCAAACGACGAAATGTTTGCGGAGACCAAACCTCTTATTAAAAGCATCAAAACGGTTAAGGCGGTAATTTCGATAAGAGAGTCATCACATAAAAAACTTAAGCGGTTTGAGGATATTCTCGAAAGGGGCAAAAAAGTGAACGAGGAAAATCCGGATTTGTTCGACTCACTTCGAAATGATGTTGAGCCGGATCAGGTCGCCACGCTTATCTACACCTCGGGGACAACCGGTATGCCCAAGGGAGTGATGCTCACTCATAATAATATCGCTTCCAATGTGCTGGCATCCCTTGAAAGACTGCCATTTGATATGAGCGAATTTCATGGACAGCGCCTGCTCTCATACCTTCCCTTGTCGCATGTTTTTGAACGGATGATTGACTACATGTACATTCGCATGGGATGCAGAATCTATTTTATAGAAAATATTGAAGAGATCCGGGATGATTTTCTCTACGTGGAACCATTCTTCCTTGCCACCGTACCGCGCCTGCTCGAAAAGATTCATACTGGGGTCAAGGTCAGGGGACAGGAGATGAGCGGCCTTCAAAAAAATATTTATTATTGGGCTATCTATCTTACCGAATCCTACGATCCTGAGCATCCACCAACCGGACTGGCTGCAGTAAAGCACCGGATTGCAGATAAGCTTGTGTACAGTAAAATCCGTGATCTGTTCGGAGGCAACCTGCGCGGGATGGTAAGCGGTGGAGCTGCGCTATCGCCGGAAGTTTTCCGCTTTGGTAATGCCATCGGGCTTATCGTGGTACAGGGCTATGGGCTGACTGAGACGTCACCCGTGATCTCTGTTCAAACGCCTAAGGACATGAGGGTGGGGAGCTCCGGCAAACCGCTCCGCGATGTGGAGGTTAAAATTGCGGATGACGGTGAGATCCTTACCCGCGGACCGAATGTGATGAAGGGATATTACAAGGATGAGGAGAAGACGAATGAGGTGATCACCTCCGACGGCTGGTTCAAAACGGGGGATATCGGCGAGCTGGATGAAGACGGAAACCTTTTCATTACAGATCGTAAAAAATCGATGTTCAAGCTTTCGACCGGCAAGTATGTGGCCCCGAATCACGTTGAGGGTGAAATTTCGGGCTCGGGTTTTATCGATCAGATTGTTGTGATCGGATATCAGCGTAAATTTTGCTCCGCCCTGATTGTGCCTTCTTATGATAATGTGAAGAAAAGACTGAAGCGTGACGGTTATGATCCGGATGAGCCGTACAGCAAGGATCCGAAAGTGCGTGAGCTTATTCAGAAAGAGGTTGACAAGCACAACCAAAACCTGTCTCCATGGGAAACCGTCAAGAAGTTTGTGCTGCTCGAAGAACCCCTGACGATCGACAGCGGCGAGCTTACTCCAACCATGAAGGTGAAACGACCGGTTGTTCTCGAAAAATACAAAGAAGAGATCGAATCGATGTATGAAGAGGAGTAG
- a CDS encoding 3-hydroxyacyl-CoA dehydrogenase/enoyl-CoA hydratase family protein codes for MTQDSEIKTNNNIQNVLILGAGVMGSQIAAHCVNAGLNVKLLDLKSDDPQKPNKTAEESIQKLTKMNPAPLALAEWADRITPGNFEDHLDWAADADWVCEVIVERMDVKKDMMGRLEKVRKPGTIVSSNTSGLPISDISEDVSDEFKSHFLGTHFFNPPRYMKLLEVIPTASTDDAVTEYMTRFCERILGKGVVRCKDTPNFIANRIGVFSMASIMPWFFDGSFRAEEIDFLTGTLTGYSKAATFRTADMAGLDVLNHVAENLYPAVPDDERRELFKVPEGFKKMVEKGAHGNKKGHGFYKKVKSENGKEYLVVNPETLEYESQKDVQFESAKEAKQKFKSPGERLKYLVKRDDKAGNFLWKIHCDLLLYAANRIPEITESVESIDRAMQWGFNWELGPFERWDAIGVEESVKRMEDEGRDVPESVKKMIQSGRKSFYKEDGTVYNLVTGKADQLTPPAEGALTAAMLNRNDKEVWGNKSAGLYDMGDGIALFEFRTKQQTLGFELVESAEKAAEIVRDRFDAMVIGHDHENFSYGANLAEAGEALKSGDEAKIKEAVDNFQRVAVGLRYQPFPVIGAVSGRCFGGGVEFMMHCDKVVAHHEFYCGLVELGVGLIPAGGGTKELLYRSMDKVNEDEDADPLPYLKDAFKTIGMAKVSDGAPKAKELGYLRDTDMIVMNRDLLLATAKQQARAMADAGYRPPAEPKIKLMGQTGMSVLEVTLYIMTEAKWASPYDKVLAGKVARVMTGGDLSEPQEVPESYILKLEREAILECFQDERTHKRMEHMLKTGKPLRN; via the coding sequence ATGACTCAGGACTCAGAAATCAAGACGAATAACAACATTCAAAACGTTCTCATTCTAGGTGCAGGGGTGATGGGCAGCCAGATTGCAGCTCACTGCGTTAATGCAGGACTGAACGTGAAACTGCTCGACCTGAAGTCGGACGACCCGCAAAAGCCGAATAAAACAGCTGAAGAGAGCATTCAGAAGCTCACCAAAATGAATCCCGCACCACTGGCTCTTGCGGAGTGGGCGGACAGAATCACTCCCGGTAATTTTGAGGATCATCTCGACTGGGCCGCCGACGCCGACTGGGTGTGCGAAGTGATTGTTGAGCGGATGGATGTAAAGAAGGATATGATGGGAAGGCTTGAAAAAGTTCGCAAGCCGGGAACCATCGTAAGCTCAAATACTTCCGGTCTGCCGATCTCCGATATCAGCGAGGATGTGTCGGATGAATTCAAATCACATTTTCTGGGTACTCACTTTTTTAACCCTCCACGCTATATGAAGCTGCTGGAGGTCATCCCCACCGCTTCCACCGATGATGCCGTTACGGAGTATATGACGCGCTTTTGTGAAAGAATCCTGGGCAAGGGGGTGGTGCGCTGCAAGGATACACCCAATTTCATTGCGAACCGGATCGGCGTATTTTCCATGGCTTCTATCATGCCGTGGTTTTTTGACGGCTCTTTTCGCGCCGAAGAGATCGATTTTCTCACCGGTACCCTAACGGGTTACTCCAAAGCGGCCACCTTTCGAACCGCTGACATGGCCGGCCTTGACGTGCTGAATCATGTAGCAGAGAATCTCTATCCGGCCGTTCCCGATGATGAGCGGCGGGAGCTGTTCAAGGTGCCGGAAGGATTCAAAAAAATGGTGGAAAAAGGCGCCCACGGAAATAAGAAGGGCCATGGGTTTTATAAAAAAGTAAAAAGTGAAAATGGCAAAGAGTATCTGGTAGTGAATCCTGAGACCCTGGAATATGAGTCACAGAAAGATGTTCAATTTGAATCGGCCAAAGAGGCAAAACAGAAATTTAAAAGCCCCGGCGAGCGCCTGAAGTATCTGGTTAAACGGGACGATAAAGCCGGTAATTTCCTCTGGAAAATACATTGTGACCTTCTCCTTTATGCAGCAAATCGGATTCCTGAAATTACAGAGTCGGTAGAGTCGATCGACCGTGCAATGCAGTGGGGATTCAACTGGGAGCTGGGGCCGTTTGAGAGGTGGGACGCGATCGGTGTGGAAGAGTCGGTTAAGAGAATGGAGGATGAAGGACGTGATGTGCCCGAATCCGTGAAAAAGATGATTCAGAGCGGCCGAAAATCCTTTTACAAGGAAGACGGCACGGTATATAACCTTGTAACCGGAAAGGCTGATCAGCTGACTCCGCCAGCCGAAGGCGCTCTTACGGCTGCTATGCTAAATAGAAACGATAAGGAGGTGTGGGGCAATAAAAGTGCGGGTCTCTACGACATGGGAGACGGAATCGCACTCTTTGAGTTTCGCACCAAACAGCAGACGCTCGGGTTTGAACTGGTGGAATCGGCTGAAAAGGCCGCTGAAATCGTCCGGGACCGGTTTGATGCGATGGTGATCGGTCATGACCATGAAAATTTTAGCTACGGTGCCAACCTGGCCGAGGCAGGCGAAGCGCTGAAAAGCGGAGATGAAGCCAAAATAAAAGAAGCCGTCGACAACTTTCAGCGCGTGGCGGTGGGACTGAGGTATCAGCCGTTTCCCGTAATCGGTGCCGTATCCGGAAGATGCTTTGGAGGCGGTGTCGAATTTATGATGCACTGCGATAAAGTGGTTGCCCATCATGAGTTCTACTGCGGTCTGGTAGAGCTGGGTGTGGGACTGATACCGGCCGGAGGAGGAACCAAAGAGCTGCTGTATCGATCGATGGATAAAGTGAATGAAGATGAGGATGCCGATCCGCTGCCGTACCTCAAAGATGCGTTCAAAACCATCGGTATGGCAAAGGTATCCGATGGTGCCCCAAAGGCCAAAGAACTCGGCTATCTTCGGGATACAGACATGATTGTAATGAACCGGGACCTTCTTCTTGCAACGGCAAAACAGCAGGCCCGCGCCATGGCAGACGCCGGGTATCGTCCGCCTGCGGAACCGAAAATCAAACTGATGGGTCAGACCGGAATGAGCGTTTTGGAAGTAACCCTTTACATCATGACCGAAGCAAAATGGGCATCCCCGTACGATAAGGTGCTTGCAGGAAAAGTGGCCCGGGTAATGACCGGCGGCGATCTGAGTGAACCGCAGGAAGTGCCCGAATCATACATTCTGAAACTGGAGCGTGAAGCGATTCTGGAATGTTTTCAGGACGAACGAACGCATAAGCGAATGGAGCATATGCTGAAGACGGGGAAACCGCTTAGGAACTAG
- a CDS encoding four helix bundle protein yields MNNFRKLKIWKKSIDLATDIYDVTNQFPKTERYGITSQIRRSVVSISSNIAEGAGRHSQKEFSHYLNIAKGSCYELETQLLISRNLKFLNAESFTELEAELVKIEKMIYTVIKKINQS; encoded by the coding sequence ATGAACAACTTTAGAAAATTGAAAATCTGGAAAAAATCGATTGACCTGGCAACAGATATTTATGATGTCACAAACCAATTTCCAAAAACAGAAAGATACGGAATAACATCACAGATTCGGCGCTCAGTAGTATCAATAAGTTCAAATATTGCTGAGGGGGCTGGAAGACATTCTCAAAAAGAATTTTCTCATTATTTGAATATTGCAAAAGGATCATGCTATGAACTTGAGACTCAGCTGTTAATATCAAGAAATCTCAAATTTCTCAATGCAGAGTCATTCACTGAATTAGAAGCAGAATTGGTTAAAATTGAAAAAATGATCTACACGGTGATAAAAAAAATAAATCAAAGTTGA
- a CDS encoding thiolase family protein yields the protein MTQDSRLKTKKEEVVIVAAKRTACGKANKGSLRFKRPDSLMGEIIKDLMNTVSGVQPEMIDDVIVGCAFPEGSQGMNVARQSVFLGGLPDSVPGMTVNRFCSSGLQTIAMAAERIMAGGAEIMIAGGVESMSQVPMGGISFQPNPELTKERPEVYINMGLTAENVADKYDVSREDQDEFALQSHQKCIKAWEEGYFDEQITPVEVLHKYVTSGGDVEEESFRFKQDEGPRKDTSLEALGGLKPAFKTGGSVTAGNSSQMNDAASGVLVMSRKKADELGLKPLARYRGFAVAGVAPEIMGIGPVEAIPKVLKQTGLSLDDIDLIELNEAFAAQSLAVIRQAGLDADRVNINGGAIAMGHPLGCTGAKLTTQILHDLHRLDKQYGMVTMCIGGGMGAAGVFERISE from the coding sequence ATGACTCAAGACTCAAGACTCAAGACTAAAAAAGAAGAAGTCGTAATCGTCGCAGCGAAACGAACCGCGTGCGGGAAGGCCAATAAAGGATCTCTGCGTTTTAAAAGGCCCGATTCACTGATGGGTGAAATTATAAAAGATCTTATGAATACTGTCTCCGGGGTGCAGCCTGAAATGATTGATGATGTAATCGTTGGCTGTGCTTTCCCGGAGGGCTCGCAGGGGATGAATGTGGCTCGTCAGTCGGTTTTCCTGGGCGGATTGCCGGATTCCGTTCCCGGTATGACGGTTAACCGGTTCTGCTCTTCAGGGCTGCAAACCATTGCAATGGCAGCCGAGCGGATAATGGCCGGAGGGGCGGAGATCATGATTGCAGGCGGTGTAGAGAGCATGAGCCAGGTGCCGATGGGAGGGATCTCCTTTCAGCCTAATCCGGAACTGACCAAAGAACGTCCTGAGGTGTACATAAACATGGGTCTCACTGCTGAAAACGTTGCGGACAAATACGATGTAAGCCGTGAGGACCAGGATGAATTTGCCTTACAGAGCCATCAAAAATGTATCAAAGCGTGGGAAGAGGGATATTTTGATGAACAGATAACCCCTGTGGAGGTGCTGCATAAATACGTGACCTCCGGCGGTGATGTGGAGGAGGAGTCTTTTAGATTTAAACAGGATGAAGGTCCCAGAAAAGACACCAGCCTCGAAGCGCTCGGCGGCCTGAAACCGGCGTTTAAAACCGGCGGATCGGTTACTGCCGGAAACTCCTCGCAAATGAATGATGCCGCCTCCGGCGTTCTTGTGATGAGCCGTAAAAAAGCGGACGAGCTGGGACTGAAGCCTCTGGCAAGATACCGTGGATTTGCCGTGGCCGGCGTGGCACCGGAAATTATGGGAATCGGTCCCGTGGAGGCCATTCCGAAAGTGCTGAAGCAGACCGGGCTGAGCCTGGATGATATCGACCTGATTGAGCTCAATGAAGCGTTTGCAGCACAATCTCTTGCAGTGATCAGGCAGGCAGGCCTCGATGCCGATAGAGTGAACATCAACGGAGGCGCAATTGCTATGGGGCACCCGCTCGGTTGTACCGGCGCCAAGTTAACTACCCAGATTCTTCACGATCTGCATCGTTTGGATAAGCAATACGGCATGGTAACCATGTGCATTGGCGGCGGCATGGGTGCTGCGGGGGTATTTGAAAGAATATCTGAGTAA
- a CDS encoding SDR family oxidoreductase has product MFKEDTLQDEVILITGGGSGLGLSMAHKFAELGADIAICGRTEKKLQEATEELKEHGTDVRWYSVDVRDYEKVGEMIESIVSDFGKLTGLVNNAAGNFLSASEDLSPGGFKAIVDIVLHGSFNCTHHFGNYLIDDKREGNILNIVTTYAEDAGSAFVLPSACGKAGVLAMTRSLAFEWGTYGIRVNAIAPGPFPTEGAWTRLFPTKKFEKKYLQKIPAGRYGEHEELANLAAFLMSDLAPYITGECVTIDGGEKLSAGQFNFIDGLMGRGKLKAIFKMMKKKG; this is encoded by the coding sequence ATGTTCAAAGAAGACACCCTACAAGACGAAGTCATTCTCATCACCGGCGGCGGGAGCGGTCTGGGACTCTCCATGGCGCATAAATTTGCGGAGCTGGGAGCCGATATTGCAATCTGCGGCAGAACGGAGAAGAAGCTGCAAGAGGCCACGGAAGAACTGAAGGAGCATGGGACAGACGTGCGCTGGTACTCCGTGGACGTACGGGACTATGAAAAAGTGGGAGAGATGATTGAATCCATTGTAAGTGATTTCGGGAAATTGACCGGACTGGTAAATAACGCTGCCGGAAACTTTTTGAGCGCCTCCGAAGATTTGTCACCAGGCGGATTCAAGGCCATTGTGGATATCGTATTGCACGGCAGCTTTAACTGCACCCATCATTTCGGCAACTATCTGATCGATGATAAACGGGAGGGCAATATTCTCAATATCGTCACCACGTATGCGGAGGATGCGGGGTCAGCGTTCGTGCTGCCTTCGGCCTGCGGCAAGGCGGGTGTGCTTGCAATGACGCGTTCGCTTGCCTTTGAATGGGGCACCTACGGAATCCGAGTGAATGCCATTGCACCGGGACCTTTTCCGACCGAAGGGGCATGGACACGCCTCTTTCCCACCAAGAAATTTGAGAAAAAATACCTTCAGAAAATTCCTGCCGGCCGGTACGGGGAACATGAAGAGCTGGCCAATCTCGCCGCCTTCCTGATGAGCGACCTGGCTCCCTATATTACGGGAGAGTGCGTAACCATCGACGGCGGTGAGAAGCTTTCTGCGGGGCAATTCAACTTTATTGACGGATTGATGGGGCGAGGGAAGCTGAAGGCAATATTCAAAATGATGAAGAAAAAGGGGTGA
- a CDS encoding PspC domain-containing protein, with product MKHTVNIAVLIPERSQKLFLKDINMPAKLRKSHTDKMVAGVCGGIAEYLGWDSTIIRIIFLILVFSSVGSMVLLYFILALIMPD from the coding sequence TTGAAACACACCGTCAATATTGCCGTATTGATACCTGAACGTTCACAAAAACTATTCCTAAAGGACATCAACATGCCGGCTAAGCTCAGAAAATCACATACAGACAAGATGGTTGCAGGTGTTTGCGGAGGTATCGCAGAGTACCTGGGGTGGGATTCTACCATCATCCGGATTATTTTTCTAATTCTTGTCTTCTCCTCCGTCGGGTCCATGGTACTCCTCTACTTTATTCTCGCACTGATCATGCCGGATTAA
- a CDS encoding TonB family protein — MENIALDLALAGENLLKAAWLPLLIWTTIGSAVWLILKSTDRIQPEYQYHTRLALVFSLPVGFLLLIAVEYLSAYLSPSASQAALKIISVSAPIEFSLAPAESDSGMPLTYWLYLAVVLVLASGLLVTICRFLINFFRLNHLRNRCSLAPLSKTDGLSSINHGLLKAIQRPVSVCFIHQQIVPVTFGKRHPVILLPESLKKNHGKMNLAIRHELTHIHEQDFATHLLVMLTEALFWFHPLVHRLKHELVEYREMRCDRLVLNEKTVSRKEYASLLLELIPSPNLEKHLSVNMAQESSNLKKRITMITQYKNDHPVPKRTSMAVLGAIFMSTAIVMACTDMQTQSVFDEEELDLMTNVDRTGEKGFHEIIIYMSEEEQAERHESKLEQLQMLEPRHIESIHVWKGEEAVEKFGTRGEKGVIQVKTKLDAESYNNTLKALGMNPVTPGSLTIQNGESGPKEDFFVVVEDMPELIGGLETLQRNIRYPQMARRAGIEGRVYVQFVINEQGEVEDPQVIRGIGGGADEEALRVVREAKFKPGMQRGRPVRVQYSLPIFFKLQGSENTPEQTPINDQNSLSEITVSGYNPSSGSTSSSIEPEIIGRNMTVRMNHNGSTITGTVVDGTTGQPLAGANIVIDGVNRGTATNVDGEFTISNISSEATHATVSFVGYRAQKIDLNF; from the coding sequence ATGGAAAACATCGCATTAGACCTTGCACTTGCAGGCGAAAATCTGCTGAAAGCCGCATGGCTGCCACTCCTGATATGGACAACGATCGGGTCCGCCGTCTGGCTGATTCTGAAATCAACCGACAGGATACAGCCTGAATATCAGTACCATACCCGCCTGGCGCTTGTTTTTTCCCTGCCGGTAGGTTTTCTGTTATTAATTGCGGTAGAGTATCTGTCGGCATACCTCTCCCCGTCGGCATCGCAGGCAGCGCTGAAAATTATTTCAGTGTCAGCCCCCATTGAATTCAGCCTCGCACCTGCGGAATCGGATTCCGGGATGCCGCTCACCTACTGGCTCTATCTTGCCGTAGTGCTCGTACTTGCTTCCGGCCTTCTGGTGACAATTTGCCGGTTTTTAATCAATTTTTTCCGCCTGAATCATCTCCGGAATCGGTGCTCACTTGCACCCCTTTCAAAAACAGATGGGTTGAGCAGTATTAATCATGGGCTTTTGAAGGCTATTCAGCGGCCGGTATCGGTTTGCTTTATCCATCAGCAGATTGTACCCGTTACCTTTGGCAAGCGTCATCCGGTAATACTCCTTCCGGAATCACTCAAAAAGAATCACGGGAAGATGAACCTGGCCATTCGGCACGAGCTCACGCATATTCACGAGCAAGACTTTGCGACACATTTGCTGGTGATGCTTACCGAAGCGTTGTTCTGGTTTCATCCGCTGGTGCACAGGCTCAAGCACGAACTGGTTGAGTATCGCGAAATGAGGTGCGATCGTCTGGTCCTGAACGAGAAAACCGTATCCCGTAAGGAGTACGCTTCCCTACTGCTGGAGCTGATTCCATCACCTAATCTTGAAAAGCATCTTTCCGTAAACATGGCTCAGGAATCATCCAACCTAAAAAAGAGGATCACAATGATTACTCAGTACAAGAACGATCACCCGGTTCCCAAACGAACAAGCATGGCTGTTCTGGGCGCCATCTTCATGTCGACCGCCATCGTAATGGCCTGTACCGACATGCAGACACAGAGCGTGTTCGACGAGGAAGAGCTCGACCTCATGACCAACGTGGACCGGACCGGAGAGAAGGGGTTTCATGAAATAATTATTTACATGAGTGAGGAGGAGCAGGCCGAGCGGCATGAAAGCAAACTCGAACAGCTTCAAATGCTTGAACCCAGGCACATAGAGTCTATCCATGTATGGAAAGGAGAAGAGGCTGTGGAAAAATTCGGAACCCGCGGTGAAAAAGGGGTCATTCAGGTTAAAACCAAGCTGGATGCGGAATCATACAACAATACGCTGAAAGCACTGGGAATGAATCCGGTTACACCCGGCTCACTTACCATTCAAAATGGCGAATCCGGACCTAAGGAGGATTTCTTCGTTGTGGTGGAAGATATGCCGGAGCTAATAGGTGGATTGGAAACACTTCAGAGAAACATCCGCTACCCTCAAATGGCTCGCAGAGCGGGCATTGAAGGACGCGTGTACGTACAGTTTGTAATCAATGAACAGGGTGAGGTGGAAGATCCTCAGGTGATCCGCGGCATCGGAGGCGGTGCTGATGAAGAGGCTCTGCGCGTGGTAAGAGAGGCCAAGTTTAAGCCCGGCATGCAGCGCGGCCGGCCGGTGCGCGTTCAGTACTCCCTGCCCATATTTTTTAAGCTGCAGGGAAGTGAAAACACCCCGGAACAGACACCCATAAACGATCAGAATTCTCTAAGTGAAATAACCGTAAGCGGTTACAACCCGAGCTCCGGATCAACTTCTTCTTCTATTGAACCTGAAATTATTGGCAGAAATATGACCGTCAGGATGAATCATAACGGATCCACCATTACCGGAACCGTGGTGGACGGAACCACGGGACAACCCCTGGCAGGTGCCAATATCGTTATTGACGGAGTAAATCGCGGAACCGCGACAAATGTGGATGGAGAATTTACCATATCAAATATTTCGTCTGAAGCAACACATGCCACCGTCAGTTTCGTTGGATATCGTGCACAAAAGATTGATCTGAATTTTTAA
- a CDS encoding BlaI/MecI/CopY family transcriptional regulator: MRKSLTPLGETEMEVLNHVWELGEASVAEVRERILENRNVAYTTVMTVMKNLSDKKYLKYRKEGLSYIYSAAIQPEDVRYNLVDRLVDKVFHGSPKDLVQALVENEKLSAKERSEIKKMIDKLKD, encoded by the coding sequence ATGCGTAAATCACTTACACCCCTCGGTGAAACTGAAATGGAAGTGCTAAATCATGTCTGGGAACTGGGGGAAGCCTCGGTAGCCGAAGTCCGTGAACGGATTCTGGAGAACAGAAACGTTGCCTATACAACGGTTATGACAGTCATGAAAAATCTCTCTGACAAAAAATATCTGAAATATAGAAAGGAAGGGCTCAGCTATATATACAGTGCAGCCATACAGCCTGAAGATGTTCGCTATAACCTGGTAGACCGGCTCGTCGACAAGGTATTTCACGGTTCACCCAAAGATCTTGTTCAGGCGCTTGTAGAAAATGAAAAACTCTCTGCAAAGGAACGAAGCGAGATCAAGAAGATGATCGACAAACTGAAAGACTGA